A region of the Antedon mediterranea chromosome 4, ecAntMedi1.1, whole genome shotgun sequence genome:
attacgtcagagtagggcaaaacatccaattactcaactccctgacgcaaagctacaATGACAatcctgttggtgcagtacccgctgcttacttgagctcgaatctaaccactagccatttttttcttttaaatctcaAGCTcagtggtctagaggtatgaacgccaggctagtgatctggaggtgtGGGTTGGAATCCCACCCGAGAACTACTTATTctaagtattctcaaatgtacttagtataaagtacaaattacgtcagagtagggcaaaacatctaattactcaactccctgacgcaaagctacaattacaaacatattaaaaacaaatcaaatcaaatcaattaacatttatttccaaaatggtGGCGTCACcaaaaaagcaaagcttgtgtcAAGGACGcccaaacaaaacaaataaataagacacagaaatgaaaataacaataaacgCATATCGGTACTTCCAGTTTTAAAATtagaacaattattaatttcaatGCCAATAGCTCCCACTCCCTAATAAAAAGGGGGACAATTAGTGCATACATCATAACATTCGCAActatttttcagataaatatgGATATGGATGGAAGTGAAGCAGACAAAAAGTTTATAGCCTTAAAAACCAAATTCAGTGAACACTACAATGACCACAAATACCATTGGCTCAAATTTTGCCTTTTTGGTATAGTGCATGTATCAGATCTTACTGATGAAACTTGTAAAGCACATAGTTTGCTAAATAAACTGGATGACTTTGGTAAAATCAAAGCTACTAACGTTGACTTCCTGCTAGAGATTGCAAATTTATCAGGTTTGCAGAAGGCAAAAGATCTTGTAAATCAATATATGAGTGATAACAAGGTTCAAAACACTTACAAGGAAATATTGTCACCTTATCGTAAAGGACTTTACAAAACCATGGAAAATGTTGGACCAGACGACATGCATAAAGTTATTGAGGACTATCAGCTGCAAAAGTCAACTACTATGTGGGATGTGGTATTCCAACTAGAAATCCGTACAGAATTAGCAGATCATGAAGACAAAATAAGGATGTTTGCTAGTCTACTTAATCCATTAGCAAGGAACAAACTACTTgatatttgtatgttttaaaaaattcttTTTGTACCATGTGGATTATTGAATAATGTCTAAATTGTGACTTACAAATTCTTATTTCGTCTTATTGTTCAGTTAACATGGAAATTCCCCAAGGCTCTTTTCTTACTTTTTACAATctttattaataactttattgcAAATAGTGTGCGtgatgcatgatgggaaggaaaTGTCAAAATGCGTAATAGGATTTATAGGATTTCATAAATTCATTCATTACAGTAAAACATGGGAGTTTAATAGACTATACTAACAAACTgaaatagtattttttagctGTCCAGTAGAACCACCGTGGCTTTGGCatataaataatactatttAAAGTGGCACTCAGAACTAACATTTTTGGAGAGTGATATATACTAATTTAGACCAAAAAAATCACTTaaatttttatgattttgattaattaattatacaagacgtggaatcatttgaaaaaaaaaaattggactAGATCAGTTTCAGTTGCCTGGCAATTTTTGGTATCTCTAATCTGCttttctaggctaggcctagaaatatgttgttgacataattcacagtaaataaataatgaatgttttatatttgtgcaATGGTTCGtcttatttcaattcaatttaatatagTGTAACCTTtcatctttaaagatgtattgtccccctgaaaaaaatttttttttcaatatttttgttgaataggccattttaattgcacataaaagttattcactttgacctcaatttggattgaaaaaaataattttttacacggaaaaatcgcaatttaatgcaaaaattaaccaaccggaagctatttgtctggaagacaaatgtgttccggtttaatttaacccttgacctgagttagctcataaatattcatattgtatggatacatcatgtggatgatgatgctttccaaatcaacagccAACAACGATACAGTCGAGACGCAGAGTGCTCAAATGACCGTTAAATCGCTAATTTTCCCCTGCGCATGCGCCATTTTTATACCAGGAAGTAGAAATTGTTTACACTTAGCGACGAACCGCGATGAATTTTTGCATGGAAGAGCCTTCAGAAATCCAGTAAAATTTCACCAATCAGGAACCTAATTCACTTGCCAAATATGGTAAAGGCTTACCAAATATAGAAAGAATCTTCCCGCCGACTTTTTTTCGTATAAAAGGACGGACATTTAAATCGGCGTCCATTTTTCGAAATCGTAGCTGTCGAGGGCTCAAGTGAGGTAAGTTTTGATTCTGGTTTGTTTTGGTTTGAAACAAACCAGCCGATTTTTTCTTCACAAGCCAAAATTAATAACATTCTAGTATGTGTTCAATACACATATAATACATATTCTGAGAAAGATTTGGCTCTGTTCATTCATGAGaactattaaaatttagtgcAAGTTGAGCAGTCACTTTTTTCGGGCCGCCGCCATCTTTGTATGTATTCCTTAGCTATATCGTAGATAGCGCCTGTGCTTTAGCAGATCAATCTTTACCAATCACGGGGCTTTGGTTTGACATATTAGGTTTTGATCGACTATTTATTGATTATCACgcaattataatgttatttgaAGTTATATTTTGGGgaaatttgtaattataaactGAATAAAATACATTGAGATTTCGGTCTGTATATAGAAATAGGGCCGGCCTACTGTAACTAGTAGTAGGGCGGATCAACTGTCCACTAGGGCTAGCTAGGCCGATCTGTTTAGAAGTTTCCTATATAGTTATTTCGTACGGATTGAACTATTAGTAATTACCCTATGCTATTGGaactaaatttgtaattttttttattatatgcaCCTAGGCCTAGTCCCAGCTGTAGAGCatactatctaggcctagcagCTAGTCAGAGAAGAGCCAGTCAGCCGGCTCCTGCCCAGGCTATTATGCTGATGCTAGGCCAGCTGGAGTGTTCAACACTCGGCCAGAAATCGATGGTACCAAGCTCACCAGATGTACTAAAATAAACCTATAAAGGAAGTATACAATGATActgtaatattttctttttattttattttgcaggtGTTTGGATGCCAGCGTTTGATCACCTCAATTAGTCAGCATACCGTATCAAGCCAGAATGTCTGCTTACTGTTGTGAACCAACTTTCATGTGCATTTACTACGCCAATTTATATCAAGTTTAATATGTGTGCTATGTAAATAAGTTATAGAACTATATgatatatttgattttatttaataatattataataattagatttgtttgtcttagaatagtataaaaatagtatttttacatGCAGTATAATTTTGAAAGTATTTATGCCAATACTTTgccataataaaataaaaacatctcgTTACATTCTGCATTGTCTAggattaatttcaataataataatataggtgctatttaaaaacaaaaatttaagaAATTTCAGCAGGTGGCtggtttctgttttgtttttatattcaatttccaTTTTATTGGAAATTACTTAATCCAAACTAAtttaaataagtttataaaCCAGTATTTGTTCCAGTTATATTGCCGTATAGCTTTCATCATGGtagtgtaaatattgtatagtgcataataattacagtatatatatttatttattttatcagcaTTTAACTTCTATCTagtctttttaaatgttatcgtatttatgtttaaattcgTGCTGCATAATTGTATTAGGTTACATGTTTCCCAGTTCTCCAAAATATACCAAAGAGATTCATTCAGTTAAAATTacacttttaatgttttataactCTACCAGaatcatttttgtatattttaggATAGTTTGTTAATGATAATTTTTATCATACAACAGTTatgagttgaaataaaataaagtacagtataaatttaaaaaattcttctttgtgttttatttttattatgtagtTTTTTGAAGAATTTGTGGTGTGATGATTGCAGTGATGcattgtaaattaatatttattaattaataacaataataaatggaatttaaaattaaatcacataaatactgtaatgcAGTCGGACCTTGACAGTTTTTATTAAAAGCAGTCTGGTTCCCCTACGACTAATgccatgacgtcattttaagcCGTCTGGTGCTGTAAGGCTATTGCCATTACGTCATTTCTCTCGTCGGAAAATGGCTGCTATTTCAGAATTCATTCGCTTCACTCAAACGAATCCAGCCGTTTTTTTCTTCAAGAGAGTTTAACGATTTCCTTTGGTAGAAATGtttggaatatatatttacGTCATATACCTAAAATCCGTGACTGTTCATACGATTTTCAGTgagttattaaatttttttcgaCTAAAGTTACTCATCACTACGCCAGTCGCCGCTAGCCTACGCTAAGGTCGCCACAAACTTTCACTTGGCTAGGCTAAATATGATCGAATTTTTGAATTCTATACAGGTAAAAtcccttaaatattatttataaatacaaaatacccTGTAAATCGTTAATAAAATCTCATAATTTTACACGGAAATTCAGAACTTTTTTCTCTCGATCGCCGGTAGCAATGGCGGCGATTCAAATTTCGAGATTGTGATAATTTCGAGGTCACGCAACTCTGCGTCTCGACTGGATAGCAATGCATGCGTGCgagagagtcgagtagtgatgcgagacgaatcttgaagaaaacacgaaaactatagctagcagaatgctaagttagaattacagttggtaactttgatgttgaatcttattcatttaggtgagtttttgtttcgctaacaggagaggcctagctaggcctaggcccgaatttgctgctactgtactactagtctactactactactagcactgacagtctcgagtagcctaactgctgcctacttctgtctctagaagtagagtgtagtaggcctaggcagggTGTCTAGGCAGTAcactgctagctagggctacagtagaccaccaccagaagggatgtatttttgttttaatcatgatgaattggtttaatttttaaagatttcaactatctattcggcagtgaaaattaaaaaaaaaagaaaatcttaatattgttttggatgttttactgatgcaatatttaaaaaatattttctgtatcaaatgcaataggttcaaattaacattccgcaaataaacattttaatttttatgcagatattttgacacaaatttctttttttttttaggttgattgaacaataagagcaggtagtgagaaacataaaatgtatcgtacagtggcaacattcacaatttattgaaacgtttcttactattaaaatgacactttgtaatggatgtgagcgatcttagaagactatagctgtcgtaattactgccattaatcaacacattgataatttagacaaattgacacaaaaaacaatacaggaattcaataagatatactctatatatatattttattaactccttttgaactgtaatatttacagtaaaattgtgaagtgtaagtaaatttgaagaatttatcctGTGTACTGAACTGTTgtaataggtttttttttatttattgaatgttatgtttacaaaataatgtactgtacatataatacaaaaaaaattatacaatattttacaagctggacaagaacatattggccgaatgcagcaggagagtcagaaatatttttcctgcaatgcaatcatattccaataccgagtctatcattgttgtctttgggtgacctctgttccagtcttcatcagctcaacgtctttaaaaaaagtaaaagcaaagtatgaaaatctggaaaaaatagatcatgcatatttggtgcaaaattgggctagtgaaattgcttactttgacatagtcaaataagtatactacctttctatggtaattaaaacacattacttataatgttataacttatataaagagaaaataaatatttgacttactacagtacagagaacatttgttgtttgtgttgtaaaatggctaagctggcttttcccctctgtctacttgtacagtgctgctggaaggttctcaatttcaggcttgtattgcaaccattttccctgaaaaatgtttgttttatttttatcataaaaatttgttaaattaaacaagcttcaactgtaaatatatatggtacagcaagctggctgtattttcggaatgtagctaagattgatggcatatagcctaggccagtctatgaagagtacaatgtatagggcctagctgggcatcttctgcaggtacccgattgtcacagtctgcttgctactagcctagtaatatgcagcagcatgtattaatctaggcctagccctgaactgaaaaaatcccaggctaagttaattaatttaccttcctgatattattgcgttatatatattattatatttaaaataaccgtctaggcctacttaccgacaaattaacagctcagctttacatatttatacgatCAGGCCAGGGAAACCCGCATAACAGTCGAATCGCGTCGATCTCTGGTGGTGTTGTACATACAACGTGCATCGTccattgttagatcagatctctgctgtgtggatgctcattaacatatcatgcatatgtatgagttagctctaccggcctaatttctgagccgatgagttcgaaaaaatggtaaacttattttgatttttttataagcgaaatcaatatttttttcggattttttttcggtggaagtgaataactttatgttaactacaaaacggtctattcaaaatttgatttttttcatctttatttttcattttttgggggacaatacatctttaacctcATAAAATTATTTGCCTTATCATATACTTTTGTATACTACTATTATGCTTCCGCATATTGACTGTTGTTCACTTTGGGATTCAAAAGGTATTAGGACATATGCATCCAACCTTTGCAGAATCATATGCTTTGCGAATAAAATTTAACTGGATACCCTTTCATCTATTTTCCTTTCCACTttcaattttataaatgtttctaGCAAAATTATTTTCAACTTGGCTGTCTTGCTTTCAAAGCAGCAACTGGTTCTGCATCGGATAACCACATTACTTGTGGTATGCATACTCGATCTGTAACTGTTTGTCTCAAAACTGCAGTTcttcaaaatatcttttatatACAGAGTCACTACTTCCTTTCTGAATTCTTTTCATATGCaatatatcttattttaatgttatttttaatatatatatgaGGCCTGGCATCACAAAAGCGGCGCAGAGTCGCAACCCGAACTTTTGAGATATTTAGCCTTGAAGTTCAGAATGTGAAAATCGGCCTAAcctatccattttaaaatttcaataaaaaacgaTACTATAAACACTTATCTTTAACATATCGAACTCttgttcataaaaaaatatcacaagtatgtgtattttgcaattatttaaGTCGTTTCCATTGAAAATCATtaggaaattgtatttttgttcactcaaaaatcaactttctttacggcgcttttgtaaacaaaccgcTTACCCGAATGACGTCATGTTTGGTACCTATTTGTTCGAAAATATATCAGCTACCATAATTTACCACAACCtaagggattttttttaatctaggcaatggaaatttgttttattaaggTGTTAGGTTGCTGAAATTTCTAACAAGAATTTGTGAATCCTTGACTGTGATTGGCTATAGAGATTAATTACGCTCTCTGATTGGCTGACGCTTTTGTTTACGATGAAACAGGATGTCTTCCATCGTAGTTTCTCGAATGAACGTTTCAacatttaatgaatatttaggAAGTTAATCGTTATTTTtatccatatattttttttaaataacaaaaaatataatattatgtaccaCACAATGATATATTTTCGACTAGTTTGCAGTTATTGAAAGGAAAATAGCGAGTTTTGACAGAGAGTCTGGTTGCGTTGATCGACGGGCTAGGCCAAGCTAATCGGTGTCGCTACTTCATTGTTGATTTTCTCAAAATGAAGATTTCCTGAGTTAGAAAGTATCTCgtatgttttcattaataaCTCTTCatataataaaccaattttaataaacaacacctcattttaaagcttattaaatgtagattacgaatatataaaaatctaaaaaatgattatttccGACACTACGCCTATTTTGTGATGCCATGcctcatatatatttttaatggtTTGTTTGAGCCaatttgtattattgttatttatccAAAGTCAACATATTAAAACATAGCAGCAAAAATGCTGAATTGAGTTCTAATTTACATGAGGCAAAAAACCAaattcaaattttacttttgttCAAGTTTGGCATCATATTGTTAAACCCTAAATTAATTTAGGATATTACTTAACTAATGCGTTTTAAAAAGATATCTTTTGCTTTATTGAAGGGACTCGCATACCAATAAACCTAAAGAGACGACATCCTGACTCGATGCAAATAACTTCTCAACATTCAAGTGAACATTTGCAAATTATTCGCAATGGAAAACAGGTAGTATCACTAGTTCATGATAAACACAACGACATTGAAATTTTGCTTAAAAAGAATGGTTGTACATCTGTTAATTTGATTGAAGGTTCTATAATATTTGATGTGGGTTTATACGATCCTAATGCACTAGAGAAACTATATGAACAACATCTTAATGGAAAGCTTCTTCAAGATCTAGCAGAAATATTATTTGTTGAGAAATACAGGAAGGCGTTTGAAAAAGCATGGGAACTACACATTAATACAGAAAAGTTCATCACTGCACTCAAGGTGCTAACAggaaaatgtaaacaatatatgttttttacttgtttaattgttcaaaataattaagtataaagtatgactctcccaataccaaactttctgaaaaaattaaaactttGTTGTTTCTTCTTTCCTGCATAAGACGTTTTACTTCATTCTCTTTTTGGCTTTTCTCTATTTTCCTATGACTAGCTTGCGTCTGCAAGGCATCTATAGTGTTAGTAAAAATCTTGTTCTCATCTAACATTTTCTGACTTTTAGCTTGTAGATCCCGAATGTACCTTGTACAAGATGCAATAGTCACAGGTGAAACAGGAACCACTGAATATGAGCCAGTAGAAGAAACTGTACTTAGTGATACTGACAATGATACTAAAGATGAAGAGAGTTCTGAAGAAAACCAAGTTTTGAAATTGCAAATTTACGACTTGCAAAAAGAAAACGAATATTTGTCTGGAGAAGTTAAAGTTTTACAATTGCAAATTTCTGATTTGCAGAAAGCCCTTCAAGAAGAAATCTCAACAGAGTTgactaaaaagaaaaataaatataaaaatatcataCAAGAAAATGAAAGTGAAATTAGAGATAAGAAACGTGAAattgattcattaaaaactgaattaaacaaacaagcaatttGGAGTCAATTTAAAGATAATGAAGTTAAAACTCTAAGAGAAGAGATGGAAGAGCAACAGCaacaattaaatgaaaaaatatccAGGTTGacaaaagaaaatgaagatttaAGTTTACTATGTTTTGGTATTTGCATTATAGGCATTTTGttagttatatattatattatttgttttatatttgactGTTTTGGTATTCTTTTCTCATACTGACTACACAGAtctttacaaatttataaaacattgtattcaatttgttcATTGTAGAATGATCATTTTAAGTTTACATATTGTGGAAATATCATTTATTGTgcttaaacaaaatgtttttcccTTCTCTATAATTAGttactataattattacatCTGTTAAATCccacaatcaatcaatattaaacAATGTAGTATAAATACACTCATTTACAAAAGCAAAACGCAGTTACAAAGAAGACTAagagagaaagaaataaatatttggcATTTATATCATTTTACTATATATAGTGTAAACAGGTTTAGGCTACAATTAGTAAGTATACAGTTAGACCtactattataaaataataataatattagcaTCTTTTATTTTACCATCAAACTTTAATTTAACAATCCAAGTTCAGGTGTGAATTGGAATTTCCAAAGGACATCCGTGAAATAGCCTATGAAGGATACAATGTTTTGATGTACATTTCTTGattttttgaaattatttaaaaccaaataaaataatttatgtgtaattgtaaacatattaaatttattaagatCTTGTGACAAAATCCATTTATTTTTTAGGTTTTATctgttaaattgtattttttatgcaTTTTGATTTAAAACATAACACaataaaaatcatacaaataatCTAGGTACACAATTTTAAATGgctatttacatttttttttttccaaacagtggatacattttttcttttatagatgaaaaatttaatttgaagaaaaagttcatTTTAAAACAAGAAATTTAGAAGAAGAAAACCAAATCAGATAACAACAATGTCAAGTGAAAATTGTTGTACAAGATGTAAAGAAAATCAAGAGAAAATTGAAAAGATGTTggtagaaaaagaaaattttaaatTGGAAATCGataatttgataaaaagaaataataaggAAACCACAAAAATTGAAGAAGTTTCAAAAGAGTtaaccaaaacaaaaaataaatttaacaatattCTTTCAGAAAAGGAAAGTGAAATTAGAGATAAGAATCGTGAAATTTTTGATCTAAAATCTGAATCTAGAAAAGATGAAAATTGGATAAAATACTATGAAATGGAAGTTGCAAGACTAAAAAAGGATGTGAAAGCTAAAGATAAGGAATGCAGTGATCAACACAAAGATACAAAGAGTAtgggaaataaaaaaaatgaagattcaACACTAAAGGAAAATATAATTTCtgctattatttttattgttattttttgtttattatgtaaacaaaatgatattttgttattttcaatggatattaaaaagcaaaatatttctgGAGAAATTTGCAGCTTGCAGAAAGGTAAAATCTTTGAACTATTTCAAAGTTACTtccaaaatgtacagaaaagaGAAATCAAAGAAACAATTCATCATCCCCAAGATATATACCGAAATAATGACTAAACAATGCGTAAATAACACTATAGATATAAAGTCATGAACAGGCAGTTAATTTGGGTGTAGACAAATTATGTACAAGAGTCCAGAAGCAGCAATAATACAATCAAATATCAAATactctaaataatataatagtaaaggTCTGTGAAAATCATACGCTGTCAATCTCACACGTGCATCAGACATGCAAAAAATGTCGGAAAAGTAGACCTATCATTTTGCCGATTGCTGCGCGCCACATGGGAGTGTCACttcgctgattactagctgcattgtGGGAGTACATTGCATaagtgtttgatccaaaaattactggagtaataatatgtacagtgcTTAGAGggttcacaacattaggcgatTTATAAAtctaggatattattattaattgcagctaattagaggtgccatttatcatgaattttatgtgcgagagtaccatttctgATCAACTAGGGGTGTAATTTAACTACAGGCCCTTTGTTGGTTTATtccacaatttttattttaataaaatattttatttttctgactAAACCACTGATCTCTAGGTGTACATGTTCTTAGATTAGAAGTAAAATAGTATCAGGACAGTATCCCAGAAAAgagataatttattttaaatggggATTGTGGGtttaaaattactattaaagaaaataatataatagtttgtTCTTGaacatatgtacagtatactgatGTACTATATACATACATTGTCTTTAAATGTACAATGGAAAAAGGTCTCCTTAGTATTAAGATAAATACGGAATTTTTTGCGCTGCCTTtaccggttaccacaaatttgtcctgtttctgctcccAAGAAGGAAGGATAAAATTGTCATCTTTTAAAAACGAGAGACCAAAAACCGATAATAACAATGTCAAGCGAAAATCTGGTTGTACAAGATGCAATAGTCACAGGTGAAAAAGGAACCACAGTAGAGCCAGTAGAAGAAACCATACTTAGTGATACTGACAATGATACTGAAGATGAAGAGAGTTCTGAAGAAAACCAAGTTTTGAAATTGCTAATATACGACTTGCAAAAAGAAAACCAATATTTGTCTGGAGATTTCTAACTTGCAGCAAATCTAGAAGAAATCAAGGAAAGGGAAAACTTATCAACAGAGttgactaaaaataaaaataaatataacaatatcatacatgaaaatgaatatgaaattaGAGATAAGAAACGTGAAattgattcattaaaaactgaATTAATCTCAGAAGGAATGAGGACTCGGCAAAAAGAAGATGAAGTTACAAAACTAAGAGAGGAGCTGGAAGACCTGCGGAAACAAGTACAGGcaaacagaaaagaaaataaagtatCATGTTCATGTGTATGCTTTTGTTTACTGGgacttattattgttattataatgtttGTGTATAATTTCTGGAATTTTGCAAAATGGTTAGTGTTATAAATAAAGGTAAATATATTGGCAACCCATTGATTCATAGATGACATGAATTAACTGCAGATCTGGCAT
Encoded here:
- the LOC140046573 gene encoding uncharacterized protein — encoded protein: MQITSQHSSEHLQIIRNGKQVVSLVHDKHNDIEILLKKNGCTSVNLIEGSIIFDVGLYDPNALEKLYEQHLNGKLLQDLAEILFVEKYRKAFEKAWELHINTEKFITALKVLTGKSCRSRMYLVQDAIVTGETGTTEYEPVEETVLSDTDNDTKDEESSEENQVLKLQIYDLQKENEYLSGEVKVLQLQISDLQKALQEEISTELTKKKNKYKNIIQENESEIRDKKREIDSLKTELNKQAIWSQFKDNEVKTLREEMEEQQQQLNEKISRLTKENEDLSLLCFEKESEIRDKNREIFDLKSESRKDENWIKYYEMEVARLKKDVKAKDKECSDQHKDTKNAIVTGEKGTTVEPVEETILSDTDNDTEDEESSEENQVLKLLIYDLQKENQYLSGDF